The genome window AATCGCTCGTTTGAGAGAGAAGGGATAAAACTTGAGGTTGCGGACTAGAGGAGACTGTTAGGCACCTTCCCTGTAAATTCAGGGAACAGGGACATTCATACTCGCCCAGATAGCCTCAAGGTTAGCGACGGATCCATCCTGAAGACAACAAGGCGTCAGTAATTCACGGAAATACAGTGTAGCACGGTTCTAGATATAACTCACACAGGTGATGTGGCCCCAGGAATCTGTTCCATATCCCAACATTCTTGCAAGCTCCTGTCCGACCTCTCTCTCCAGCTTGGTCGTGTGTGGGCTAGCCTCAGTGGCCACATTGTTGGGATTGTACATCATGGCCGTCATGTCTGTATATTATCAGTAGTCACCTCGGTCAACAGAGAGAATAACAAGTCTATCCACATACAGCCAACAATGCTGGAAAGGGCAACATCCATATTCATATGAGCATTGTATCTGGGAGACCAAAACGGCACCGACTTTGCGGCCAACTCGAGGGAAAGTTTATCGACATCAGATGTCAAAGTCTTGATGCTGTTTTGGTAGTCTTCCAGTTCCTTCATCCCTTCGGTGATGAACTCGGGGTCTCCGGCATAGAGCGTCTTTCTGGCCTGGGCTTGATGGTTGAGGACGGTGCCAAAGAGATCGTGAAGGACCTGAAAATTCTCGGCCCTGGGGCCCAAGAACCAGGAACTGACCAAAGCATGCTGGGTTatgttgtcgtcgtccgCCATGGTCAAGGGCtgtgtgatgatggatgatcAGGTAGGATGGATGCTGTGAAGTAAGGTCCAGGACAGAAAGGAATGTGTAAGATTCTGGTCTTGAGCTGGCTGGAAATGGTGCCTCTTCTTATACCAGCGTTGTTCAGCATGCTGCCACTCGGCACCTGGGCCGTTCACGTCAACCCGACTTTTCTCATGGAAGCATACTTGCCAATCGACTGATGGATCCGCACACCTGCAGCTGCGATATTCTCTTTCCAAGGTCTGATTTTCCATCCAGGCAAGCGCGGGACGAGTCAAAAGGCTTCATGGGCGAGAACAACGCCAAGGCGGGAGTTCTAGACCTAGGAGTGCGGAGAATAACTGGGACAACTGACAACCTCAGCTAGCCACCTTCACCTCGTCACTTCCACAGCTAGCCATCCACACttatcaccaccactaaAGCCTCCATTCCCATGCAGCTGTCCTATAAGCGGACCGCACCGCTCTGCACGTTGATCCACTGCCGTCATATAttggagaagatcaagaccgACCGACTTGTTGATTGGCGTCAACAAGTATGATACCAAAAAGATCAATGACCTCTTCGGCTACGTCAGGGACATCGAGATCGCATATCTTCTGAAGCAGATTGCCGACAAAGGGGCCATCGTCAATACGGTTCTTGATTCTTGCTACTCGGGCGGACCCGTGATGGCGACGGCACTCGAGGATCCGATCCCATCCTATTCAGTAGAGAGGTACATAGAGGACGAATGTAGTAATGAGAGGGTTGGTCCTGGGCTGTGTTCTGCCAAATGGTTTCTCAAGTTAAAAATCGACTCCCATACGTCAAAGTAGATGCGAAACTTACTAGATAGAACCAACCAGATATATCAGTCTCCTCTTACAACATGAGAAAAAAACAGCTGAAACATATCACATCACattcaacatcatcaagtgGAACAGCCAAGTACTGTACATCTACCAAAAAAGGCAGACTCTTCTTTATTTGACGACTCCATGGTATCTCGAATAAAAATTCCAGAAGAAGCTTCCTGTTACCCCTTCACACGCGCACTGCTTGGTGAAGGCAGACCGTAAAATAGGCCATGAGCAAATGAACACACatcttgttgaagatggcgatGCTCCCAGGcccctctcttctcctcttctcccattcttctttctttcccgaaagaaacaaaacccaCCCAACACCGAACCCAATGAatctcctctttttttctttcacccataacaaaaaaaaaaaaaacgccgTGTTGAGAATGGCGAAACCCGTTCCACCCCTCACCAGTAATGTATGCTATATGCTGTTGAATCAACCCATCCGGATTTTCCCCTTGCCCACAAAAACGCCTTGTTGAGAATGGCGCTTTTCCATTGAGGTATCATCTAATCATCACCCAAATCTTTTTTTGAACCCGTTAGAGACCCCCAAAATGCTAATGCTGTTGAAAAAAATCCGGAAAAAAGCATATTACACCATCAAAGCGATGGCGTGCACATGAAAAATATTAGGTAGGCGTTTAAGCCTTGTTGGCGTACTTCTCACGGAAGTACTTGGCAGCGTTGACCATGTGGGTGAGGGCACCCTTGACCTCGTCCCACTTGCGGGTCTTGAGACCGCAGTCGGGGTTGATCCAGAGCTGCTCGGGGCGGAGGAACTCGAGCATCTCCTCAATGCGCTGCTTgaactcctcctcggcgggAACACGGGGGGAGTGGATGTCGTAGACACCGGGGCCGATGTGGCGGGGGTAGGCCTCGTCAATGAAGAccttgaggagcttggcATCCGACTTGGAGTTCTCAATGGAGAGGACATCGGCATCGAGGGCAGCGATGGCGTGGAAGAAGTCCTGGAACTCGGAGTAGCAGAAGTGAGAGTGGATCTGGGTAGAGTCCTCAACACCGGCGGTGGCGAGCTTGAAGCTGTTGACGGCCCACTCGAGGTAGGCGTCACGCTCAGAGCCCTTGCGGAGGGGAAGACCCTCACGGAGGGCAGGCTCATCGACCTGGATGACGTAGATGCCGTTGGCCTCGAGATCGACGACCTCGTCACGGAGGGCCAGAGCAAGCTGCTGGCACTGGACGGACTGGTGGACATCGACACGGGGGAAAGACCACCGCAAGCAGGTGACGGGGCCAGTAAGCATGCCCTTCATGGGCTtcttggagatggaggcggcATACTTGGACTCCTTGACGGTCATGGGAGCGGGGCGAGAGATGTCACCAACGATGATAGGGGGACGGACGCAACGAGAGCCATAAGACTGGACCCAGGCGTGGGTGGTGAAGACGTAGCCGTTGAGGCGCTCACCGAAGTACTGGACCATGTCGTTGCGCTCGGGCTCACCGTGGACGTAGACATCGAGGTCAAGCTCGTCCTGGATGGAGACGGCGAGGTCgatctccttcttgatgaagTTGTCGTACTCCTCGGCGGAGATCTCACCCTTGGTGAACTTGTTGCGCTGGACGCGAATCTCGCTGGTCTGGGGGAAGGAAccaatggtggtggtggggaagaggggaaggCTGAGGTGCTTCTTCTGCTGAGCATAGCGGGTGTCGAAACCGGACTTGCGGTTGTGCTGCTCAGGAGTGACGGCAGCCTGGCGCTCCTTGACCTTGGGGTCATTGGTGCGGGTGGACTCGGCACGAgccttgatggcggcggcgttggcaTCGAGCTCAGCGCGGACAGCCTCGGGGTTGGTGACAGCCTTGGCAAGGATGGCAacctccttgaccttctcggAAGCGAAAGAGAACCACTCATAGACATCAGTGGGGAGCTTCTTCTCGCTGGCGAGGGTGTGGGGGGTGTGGAGGAGAGAGCTAGAGGTGGCAACGATGACACGGTCCTCGCCGAGGGCCTTGATGGCGGTCTGGAGGAGGTCGAGCGACTTGGCGAAGTCGTTCTTCCAGATGTTTCTGCCGTCAACGACACCGGCAGAGAGGATCTGAGAGGGGCCGAGCTGCTTGATCACAGGCTCGAGCTGCTCGGGGTTGCGGACAAGGTCGACGTGGATACCCTTGGCGGCAGAGAAAGCGGGGAGGACGTCAAAGTTGTGGACGATGTCACCGAAGTAGGTGGCAAcgacgagggaggggatggcaTCACCAGCAGCGGCGAAAGCCTCATAGGCGGGCTTGAAAGCAGCCTTGACCTCGGGGGCGAGATCGAAGACGAGGGTGGGCTCGTCAATCTGGACGGTCTCGGCACCGGCGGCCTTGAGGGCCTTCAGGAGCTCGACGTAGACGGGGACGAGCTTGTCAAGGAGAGAGATGGGGTTGACGGAAGAGCCACGGTCAGCCTTGCCGAGGGCAAGGAAAGAGACGGGGCCGACAAGGACGGGTCTGGTGATAATGccagcctccttggcctcgaggAACTCGCGGACGGGCTTGGGGTTCTCGGCAAGGGAGAAGGTCTGGTTGTCCTGGAGGGTAGGCTTGACGTAGTGGTAGTTGGAGTCAAACCACTTGACCATCTCGAGGGCGGGGACATCGACACCGCCCTTCTGGTGGCCACGGCCCATG of Podospora pseudopauciseta strain CBS 411.78 chromosome 7 map unlocalized CBS411.78m_7, whole genome shotgun sequence contains these proteins:
- the MET6 gene encoding methionine-synthesizing 5-methyltetrahydropteroyltriglutamate--homocysteine methyltransferase (BUSCO:EOG09260LBU; COG:E; EggNog:ENOG503NW49), with the protein product MVQSSVLGFPRMGVLRDLKKANEAYWADKISQEALLEEGKRLRLAHWKIQKDAGVDIIPSNDFAHYDHVLDHIQFFNAVPERYTKQKLSPLDEYFAMGRGHQKGGVDVPALEMVKWFDSNYHYVKPTLQDNQTFSLAENPKPVREFLEAKEAGIITRPVLVGPVSFLALGKADRGSSVNPISLLDKLVPVYVELLKALKAAGAETVQIDEPTLVFDLAPEVKAAFKPAYEAFAAAGDAIPSLVVATYFGDIVHNFDVLPAFSAAKGIHVDLVRNPEQLEPVIKQLGPSQILSAGVVDGRNIWKNDFAKSLDLLQTAIKALGEDRVIVATSSSLLHTPHTLASEKKLPTDVYEWFSFASEKVKEVAILAKAVTNPEAVRAELDANAAAIKARAESTRTNDPKVKERQAAVTPEQHNRKSGFDTRYAQQKKHLSLPLFPTTTIGSFPQTSEIRVQRNKFTKGEISAEEYDNFIKKEIDLAVSIQDELDLDVYVHGEPERNDMVQYFGERLNGYVFTTHAWVQSYGSRCVRPPIIVGDISRPAPMTVKESKYAASISKKPMKGMLTGPVTCLRWSFPRVDVHQSVQCQQLALALRDEVVDLEANGIYVIQVDEPALREGLPLRKGSERDAYLEWAVNSFKLATAGVEDSTQIHSHFCYSEFQDFFHAIAALDADVLSIENSKSDAKLLKVFIDEAYPRHIGPGVYDIHSPRVPAEEEFKQRIEEMLEFLRPEQLWINPDCGLKTRKWDEVKGALTHMVNAAKYFREKYANKA